TTCACTCCccagaaaacaaatcaatgaCAATTCTGAGGAAGCTGCtctgattgatttttttgttgtttttttttcccacgtCCATCATTCTGTCAAATCACTCAGCACTGGCGGCCCTGTCACCTCGTCTGAGCGTAAGGCACAATTAAAATAACTTTTGCAAGACTAACTTTTGATTCATCATAAAGAATGAAATCCTTATTACTCACAAAGGTCccattaaataataataaaaaacttgCACAGCAGGTACGCATAACACAATATCCCCAGTGTAAAAATAATGCACAATTGAGGCTTTTCAAagttatattattttttttttattttagtcacGCTTGAAGCTATCGCAAATAAATACACTGATCCCCACATGGATCCAGTCCCTGCATGAAGTACAATATAAAACTCACTGGGGTCTAAATCTCctttataaatgaataatttctttCTCTACTGGTATCCTAAGGCCGAGGCTGTTGTCAGTCTTTGTCCATACAAGGCGTACGGGGAGTAATATGCCCCTGTGGCCGCGGGCACCGGCACCGGGGCCCCGGGTGTGGGCAGGGGGCTCTTTGAATAAGGGTGGTAGCGGCTGCTCAGTCCGAGAGGGTGATGGGGGCCCCTGAGGGCCAGCGTGCTGGGGCTGCCTGGGCTGCCGTTAGGAGGCATATGCATGTGACAAGCCAtagcagcggcagcagcggcGTTGGCGAGCGAAGATGACCCCGGGTACCCAGATATCAACTTCTCCGTACCTGCAAAGGCCGTGTGAGTCCGCAAGTGGCTCAGAAGCTCCTCCGAGGAGGAAAAGCGCTTATCACAAGGTCCGTTAGCAGACACCCAGTTACACACGTGTGGCAGGGGGTCATTGGGCAGCATAAACCCGTAAGGATATAAGGGATGTCCGCTGAAAGACGGGGTCGAGGAGTGCACGCCATGTAACGGGTGCGTCGGGTACATGAGCGGGTATCCAGATTTGAGCGCCGTGGCGGCCGCAGCAGCCGCCGCCGCAGAGTCATGTGCGCAGTTAGCGCTGGACGCGCCGGACAAATGGCTTGTGCAGTGGTAGCTCAGGCAGTAGGGGTCTCGACACAGACTAGCAGACATTAGAGACGGCGGGGACGCTCCAGCTAAGGGACTCGTCCCTGCTTTACTGCATCCCAGTGAACTGGCAGCAGCAAACTGTGCACTTAAAAGCTGGCTGCTGGATTTGGTGGGGTCAAGGGTCATTCCAGGAGGGAGGAACGGCTGTGGGTAACCCGCGTAGGCACCCGCCAAACTTCCAGGATAGGAAATACCAGCAGGTGGCAAGGGGAAAACCGTATGACCGGGCTTATATGGGGAAACGGGGGCCACCAGTCCAGAGCCGAGGACGGAGGACGACGTAGAGGTTACAGATGCAGAGTCTGATGTAACAGTCTTGGATCCGGATGTGTTCTCCTGGTGTTGGCTGCCATCAGAGGTAATTCCACTTATCCTGTGGCTGCCATTGCTCTCTGCCGTGCTGCTTTTATTGCTATCAGactccttcttctcttccttgtCCCCCGCTTTGCCTTCAGCCGGCAGTGGAGAGACTGAGGTGCAGGAGCTGGGACTGCCTGTCCTGGGAGTGAACGGCTGGCAGGTGGCGCTAGGCACTCGGAAACTGTTTTTATCTccactgaggctgctgctcGAGTCCTTCTTCTCCGATGATTTAGAATAAGGTTTGAAGCTAGATTTGTCGTCGGCTCCGATGTCGCTCATTTTCAGCGGGCCGGATTTGGTCTCCTTGTCACTAGATCCATTTGAGGTCACGGAGGACAGTTTGGAGGAGGACGGCGGGTCCGGTTTGCCGATCTGAGAGCACGTTTGAGCCAAAA
The Scatophagus argus isolate fScaArg1 chromosome 21, fScaArg1.pri, whole genome shotgun sequence genome window above contains:
- the LOC124052219 gene encoding zinc finger protein 503-like — encoded protein: MITSPTVSVLRNSTNPAWESGSSGEKGAAKISQKSIHNSVSPADPSRQASRLPIKVLKMLTARAGHLLHPEYLQPLPSTPVSPIELDAKKSPLALLAQTCSQIGKPDPPSSSKLSSVTSNGSSDKETKSGPLKMSDIGADDKSSFKPYSKSSEKKDSSSSLSGDKNSFRVPSATCQPFTPRTGSPSSCTSVSPLPAEGKAGDKEEKKESDSNKSSTAESNGSHRISGITSDGSQHQENTSGSKTVTSDSASVTSTSSSVLGSGLVAPVSPYKPGHTVFPLPPAGISYPGSLAGAYAGYPQPFLPPGMTLDPTKSSSQLLSAQFAAASSLGCSKAGTSPLAGASPPSLMSASLCRDPYCLSYHCTSHLSGASSANCAHDSAAAAAAAATALKSGYPLMYPTHPLHGVHSSTPSFSGHPLYPYGFMLPNDPLPHVCNWVSANGPCDKRFSSSEELLSHLRTHTAFAGTEKLISGYPGSSSLANAAAAAAMACHMHMPPNGSPGSPSTLALRGPHHPLGLSSRYHPYSKSPLPTPGAPVPVPAATGAYYSPYALYGQRLTTASALGYQ